A region of Papilio machaon chromosome 14, ilPapMach1.1, whole genome shotgun sequence DNA encodes the following proteins:
- the LOC106719878 gene encoding GATA zinc finger domain-containing protein 14: protein MVAPGIRQMIWILVVFLVIDNVRCQNGYSDQNSIHLKNISPNEGEVETNSNYSTNFVQNEPKALSISSGNAPYQMVDNDNKFSDYDRADRTRTRKIYRIKNPFHHLDEEESRQKGNIDLQDSETGASNQYAGMQYSLPPEEFLQQMRAESQYNQQQQSQLQHHEISTPSPTFGYTATPQPLYQYSTVSSNYNNNNGNQQNNLVSQSEPKYPPQFYNNNNLNSYQYHNAHSFGIEAIQSTPSSVTLYLSTSSPNNQYIATPSSNYVSSSLPIFSSSPANPQSYMSTTLSNVLTGSHTHNNVNRHPLSAERDVFNYGTNYRDGNQNFYVNHFDNSANGVKFPNTQQQYQNEMPSSTQTPVSSMYPDIIHDNWQNSMHLSINNLPNSRSEYTQTSQQNLQGNYQEKQQNYNLDNLSSDMNQIGSMPSANNVVLSVVHPDYKTHSDPKNREKVIEQQNKQEDVYSHGDYGWKLEGRKPLVNYDVNLPINYGNQQNNYQSDGSSLSFPYRQIDNGKNNDFEQKSKYKIETADTQEFAKAAAKAQENMKSQQETYLNNYILQTRYPQNILTNAETGNFMITNNNQKSLTNDKTNLNGQADLMTQSSHYYQNSRENIFDNKVKQPFDQENDLQNFVKVGGANTIPNVEARQQDGSVIDANNKYFSNFSKDINDNLRQFLKPFSDTYNIKNKEVFSPDNSRQLEPNYENLKKYELLSNSNSQAYKPHADINLSLFNGLGQSISGTQPVTNIQQQRSQNQGSSDSTNSLKINDIPYWLQGMKNMHFSQLQAGVNQGIIPTGTPLLLNQNIESHQIDVAASILNKLLRDKQIEMNSNHEYDPQRQTLLSTINGIKMMNPNNLDLSMVNEVLKGKTSDVSPSFRNQYNQPNPVKWDMSQLKQLLLQNDNTGQYTVLSNVLGGPGSPFFELHTGNRLPYQGVKYSRSQEEAETLIPITDSRHNHPIGAVIEQDDLEHENREAIEPDLEASNNDEFPVEIEDEKPKIYPNNRMIGNRYRITNSLLPDRYTLRKNPKMVIGEPYPLLKPPPIRGLKGRFRTKFENNHRQRGNKYKLSRIVKREPLFEDDSDDDVEENVPIHLRPSNLAEDKSDISQTSES from the exons ATGGTAGCACCTGGTATCCGTCAGATG atatgGATACTAGTTGTCTTTCTGGTCATCGACAATGTGCGATGCCAGAATGGATACTCCGATCAGAACAGTATACACTTAAAGAATATATCACCAAATGAAGGAGAGGTTGAAACAAACTCAAATTATAGCACTAATTTTGTTCAAAATGAGCCCAAGGCCCTATCTATTAGTTCTGGTAACGCCCCATATCAAATGGTCGATAATGATAACAAATTTTCTGACTACGATCGAGCAGACAGGACTAGAACTAGAAAGATTTATCGAATAAAGAACCCATTTCATCATCTAGATGAAGAAGAAAGTCGACAAAAGGGAAATATTGATTTACAGGACAGTGAAACAGGAGCTAGTAACCAATATGCGGGAATGCAATACTCATTGCCACCTGAAGAATTCCTTCAACAGATGAGAGCAGAAAGTCAATACAATCAACAACAGCAATCGCAACTGCAGCATCATGAAATATCTACCCCATCTCCTACATTTGGATATACCGCAACACCTCAACCGCTGTACCAATACTCCACCGTTTCctcaaattataacaataacaacggaaaccaacaaaataatttagtatcaCAATCAGAACCTAAATATCCTCCTCaattctataataataataatttaaatagttatcAATATCATAACGCTCACTCTTTTGGTATAGAGGCAATACAGAGCACACCCTCATCGGTAACATTATACTTGTCTACAAGCTCACCCAATAATCAATACATTGCTACTCCATCTAGTAATTATGTTTCAAGTTCTTTGCCAATATTTTCATCCAGTCCTGCAAATCCGCAATCATACATGTCTACTACGTTATCAAACGTCCTAACTGGATCACACACCCACAATAATGTTAATAGACATCCTTTAAGTGCAGAAAgagatgtatttaattatggAACAAATTACAGAGACggaaatcaaaatttttatgtaaatcatTTTGACAACTCTGCTAACGGAGTGAAATTTCCGAATACTCAGCAACAATATCAGAACGAAATGCCATCTTCAACTCAGACACCAGTATCGTCCATGTATCCTGATATTATCCACGATAATTGGCAAAACTCTATGcatttaagtataaataatttgccAAATTCAAGATCTGAATACACGCAGACATCACAACAAAACTTACAGGGCAATTATCAAGAAAAACagcaaaattacaatttagatAATCTTAGTAGTGATATGAACCAAATTGGTAGTATGCCATCAGcaaataatgttgttttaagCGTTGTTCATCCTGATTACAAAACTCACTCTGATCCTAAGAACCGTGAAAAAGTAATAGAACAACAAAACAAGCAAGAAGATGTTTACTCTCACGGTGATTATGGGTGGAAACTGGAAGGCAGAAAGCCTTTAGTAAATTATGACGTTAATTTACCAATAAACTATGGTAATCAACAAAACAACTATCAATCTGATGGTAGTTCCTTAAGTTTTCCTTATCGTCAAATTGACAATGGCAAAAATAATGACTTTgaacaaaaatcaaaatacaaaattgaaaCCGCAGATACGCAAGAATTTGCAAAAGCAGCTGCAAAAGCTCAAGAAAACATGAAAAGCCAACaagaaacttatttaaataattatattttacaaacacGGTATCctcaaaatattttgacaaatgctGAAACGGGTAATTTCATGATTACAAACAATAACCAAAAGAGCTTGACAAATgacaaaacaaatttgaatGGACAGGCTGATCTGATGACGCAATCATCTCACTACTATCAAAATTCTAGGGAAAACATATTTGacaataaagtaaaacaacCGTTTGATCAAGAAAatgatttacaaaattttgtcAAAGTCGGTGGTGCTAATACCATTCCAAATGTTGAAGCAAGACAACAAGATGGCAGCGTAATTGAtgcaaacaataaatatttttcgaaCTTCAGTAAAGATATTAATGACAATTtaagacaatttttaaaaccgtTTTCCGAtacttataacataaaaaacaaagaagttTTTTCACCAGACAACTCAAGACAGTTAGAACCGAATTACGAAAATCTTAAAAAGTATGAATTATTGTCCAATTCTAACAGTCAGGCTTATAAACCACATGCTGACATAAATTTGTCGCTCTTTAACGGTTTAGGTCAATCGATTTCAGGTACACAACCTGTAACCAACATACAGCAACAACGCTCCCAAAATCAAGGATCATCCGATAGTACCAACAGCTTGAAGATAAATGACATTCCATATTGGTTACaaggtatgaaaaatatgcaTTTTTCGCAGTTACAAGCCGGTGTCAACCAAGGCATTATTCCTACAGGTACACCTTTAttactaaatcaaaatattgaaTCTCACCAGATAGATGTTGCCGCAAGTAttcttaacaaattattacgagacaaacaaattgaaatgaaTTCTAATCATGAATATGACCCTCAAAGACAAACATTACTGTCGACTATAAATGGAATTAAAATGATGAATCCTAACAATCTGGATTTGTCAATGGTGAACGAAGTCTTAAAAGGAAAAACAAGTGACGTAAGCCCATCTTTTCGCAATCAATATAATCAGCCGAATCCAGTAAAATGGGATATGTcacaattaaaacaacttcTGTTACAAAATGACAATACAGGTCAATATACAGTTTTAAGTAACGTCTTAGGCGGCCCTGGTAGTCCTTTTTTTGAATTACATACCGGTAACCGCCTTCCATATCAAGGCGTAAAGTATTCCCGGAGTCAAGAGGAAGCAGAAACTCTAATACCTATTACAGATTCCAGACATAATCACCCGATAGGTGCTGTGATAGAACAAGATGACTTGGAACATGAAAACAGAGAAGCCATAGAACCGGACTTAGAAGCATCTAACAATGATGAATTTCCAGTTGAAATTGAAGATGAGAAACCAAAAATTTATCCAAATAATAGGATGATCGGAAACAGATATAGAATTACAAATTCTTTATTACCAGATCGTTATACCCTCAGGAAAAATCCTAAGATGGTCATTGGAGAACCGTATCCTTTACTGAAACCACCCCCAATTCGAGGCTTAAAAGGTAGATTTAGAACCAAATTCGAAAACAATCATAGGCAGCGtggtaacaaatataaactatCACGTATTGTTAAACGTGAGCCATTGTTTGAAGACGATAGTGATGATGATGTAGAAGAAAACGTACCTATTCATTTACGACCATCTAATCTAGCTGAAGACAAATCTGACATCTCACAAACCTCTGAGAGTTAA
- the LOC106719863 gene encoding uncharacterized protein DDB_G0286299 yields the protein MNSLIWFMFAALAIVVVQSKRLDPGPQTFIEKTPAVQNPQKRYVTKEVVVYLTPSQIKAIQEGKGFVSAEPADQAEPAEEIEPETEEQQPEQDELFELSPEELEQSQPAEEEENQAEPAAPVEEPTSEQIEDDPELAWIFRQDDKNFVPSPEDPYAYLRYYPETETQTEQAQPESEEEAEEETEEAQPEAQQEQQQRFRLVPFESATERPAPSTTKAPQEEPIRERWLRLLELNRAQLRKQLGSQQTTTTTTTEQPRPDGETTLSRFRFSARYNDQKQAIENEERRKVQLERQRANIRAEGRGNRAPFIIRKDGTIARQRQSASIKRVKVPTPVLVPIPEPFEVKVPHPFPVPLEIFRPLANQSGKQKKGEAKKAAAAARIENERPRPTTTRRPTTTTTTTTTTTTERPSVQERRIASDNRKEVTVEVPTRQRGQPERITIIRHIWDK from the exons ATGAATTCTTTA aTTTGGTTTATGTTTGCGGCCCTCGCCATTGTCGTAGTGCAATCCAAGCGGTTAGACCCCGGGCCACAAACATTTATCGAAAAGACACCAGCAGTGCAAAATCCTCAGAAGAGGTATGTCACAAAAGAAGTCGTAGTATACCTCACGCCAAGCCAAATTAAGGCGATTCAAGAAGGAAAAGGTTTTGTTAGTGCCGAGCCAGCGGATCAAGCTGAACCCGCCGAAGAAATTGAACCAGAGACTGAGGAGCAACAGCCAGAACAGGATGAACTTTTCGAATTAAGTCCTGAAGAGTTAGAACAATCCCAACCAGCTGAGGAGGAAGAGAATCAGGCTGAGCCTGCGGCACCAGTTGAAGAACCGACCTCGGAACAAATCGAAGATGACCCCGAGCTTGCTTGGATTTTCAGGCAAGATGATAAGAATTTCGTGCCTTCCCCCGAAGATCCTTACGCTTACTTGCGTTACTATCCCGAAACTGAAACACAAACTGAACAAGCTCAGCCTGAGTCGGAAGAGGAAGCTGAAGAGGAAACAGAAGAAGCTCAACCCGAGGCTCAACAAGAGCAACAGCAAAGATTCCGACTAGTTCCCTTCGAGTCTGCTACTGAGAGACCTGCCCCTAGTACGACCAAGGCGCCTCAAGAAGAACCAATCCGAGAACGTTGGCTGCGCTTGTTGGAGTTGAACCGTGCTCAATTGAGAAAACAACTGGGCTCACAGCAAACTACGACGACTACAACTACAGAGCAACCGAGACCTGACGGTGAGACTACCTTGAGCAGATTCCGATTCTCCGCAAGATATAACGACCAGAAACAAGCGATTGAAAACGAGGAACGCCGCAAAGTTCAGTTGGAAAGACAAAGGGCCAATATAAGAGCGGAAGGTCGTGGAAACCGAGCGCCTTTTATCATCCGCAAAGATGGGACTATTGCTAGGCAACGCCAGTCTGCTTCAATAAAGCGCGTTAAAGTTCCTACACCTGTCTTGGTCCCAATCCCGGAGCCATTTGAAGTGAAAGTTCCTCATCCGTTCCCCGTTCCACTGGAAATTTTCAGACCCCTTGCTAACCAATCaggcaaacaaaaaaaagggGAAGCTAAGAAAGCCGCAGCTGCCGCTCGTATTGAAAACGAAAGACCAAGACCTACGACTACAAGAAGACCAACTACAACAACAACGACGACAACAACGACAACAACTGAGCGCCCCTCTGTGCAGGAGCGTCGCATAGCTTCTGATAACAGAAAGGAAGTTACAGTAGAAGTACCAACCCGCCAGAGAGGCCAGCCAGAGAGGATAACCATCATCCGACACATCTGggacaaataa
- the LOC106719931 gene encoding uncharacterized protein LOC106719931, which yields MAFVMKLLFLSALAYSANGGILTGEHSSDSFLSSALNSPSANFGSPSTSYGPPAPALDLSGPGASADGSLLADDHSSGLESVNNGPVSFGDQPLASGPSHGFGDSGISGPGLNGPGLSNGVTFGSDAGFGGSALGAGPIQSGAPVLGPSGGDGALLDAAASGPAFGNPIGPILDTGLAGPANGALGASRVLGTTVTVGRPVAGASRYELQSVVQNVVRRIPVEVTRHIQVSVPQPVPVPVRQEVRVPVPQPYPVHVDVVKHVPYPVYKTKHVEVERPVPVEVVKHVPFEVIRKVPIPVERPYEVIKKVHVPVEKHVEVPVPVWKPYPIHIIKHVTHYKKKSCCW from the exons ATGGCGTTTGTT ATGAAACTTCTGTTTCTGTCTGCGTTAGCGTATAGTGCTAATGGCGGGATCCTGACTGGAGAACACAGCTCTGATTCCTTCTTATCATCAGCTCTAAATTCTCCATCGGCTAACTTCGGTTCGCCGTCTACTTCTTACGGACCTCCAGCTCCAGCTTTGGATTTAAGTGGACCAGGAGCGAGTGCCGATGGAAGCTTATTAGCAGATGATCACTCTTCAGGCTTGGAGTCTGTTAACAATGGACCTGTTTCGTTCGGTGATCAACCCTTAGCCAGTGGTCCATCTCATGGATTCGGCGACTCTGGAATCAGTGGCCCCGGGCTTAATGGTCCAGGTTTGTCCAACGGAGTGACCTTTGGGAGCGATGCAGGTTTTGGAGGTTCCGCATTAGGAGCTGGACCGATCCAAAGCGGTGCCCCAGTTCTAGGACCGAGCGGAGGTGATGGCGCTTTACTTGATGCTGCCGCATCGGGTCCTGCCTTCGGAAATCCCATTGGCCCAATCCTCGACACCGGACTCGCTGGCCCCGCCAACGGTGCTCTCGGCGCTTCACGCGTACTCGGCACCACCGTTACCGTCGGCCGCCCAGTAGCAGGCGCCAGCAGATACGAATTACAGTCTGTGGTACAAAACGTCGTTCGTCGCATCCCAGTGGAAGTGACCCGCCACATTCAAGTGTCGGTACCACAGCCCGTGCCTGTCCCAGTCCGTCAGGAAGTCAGGGTGCCAGTGCCTCAGCCCTACCCGGTTCACGTTGACGTCGTAAAACATGTCCCTTACCCTGTCTATAAAACTAAGCACGTCGAGGTGGAAAGACCAGTGCCTGTCGAGGTGGTGAAGCATGTGCCATTCGAAGTCATTAGGAAGGTACCGATCCCAGTGGAAAGGCCTTACGAGGTTATCAAGAAAGTTCACGTCCCCGTGGAGAAGCACGTGGAGGTACCAGTGCCAGTATGGAAGCCTTACCCCATCCACATCATCAAGCACGTCACCCACTACAAAAAGAAGAGCTGCTGCTGgtga
- the LOC106719930 gene encoding chorion protein S38, producing the protein MATFTNLAFLAILLSSSNAGILHGGHSGLAVPPPPPHISASSFSPSSFPSGSLPSATFSGNGFLSGGLAVESHGTGYDASGDAGPILAAATLPGAGINGPVGAPLTAPSGAGLGTQLGSFGTSFSGPGGPLGGPLNLGGGAPPPGPKAPVINEIHGLANSNGAPTQYRVRDETYQVVRDVTHRVPQPVPVPVPQQVQIPVPQPYPVQVPVVRNVPVPVVKIQHVNVDKPVPYPVEKIVKVPVERVVKVPVDHPVPIEKIVEVPIVKVVEVPVHVVKTYPVPVVKTVHHKAHISHGHGHGHGYGHGHGWSQW; encoded by the exons ATGGCTACTTTT ACAAATTTGGCGTTTTTAGCAATCTTACTTAGTAGCAGTAATGCTGGCATCCTACACGGAGGCCATAGCGGACTCGCGGTGCCGCCGCCACCTCCTCATATCAGCGCCTCGAGCTTCTCCCCAAGCAGCTTTCCATCGGGTTCTCTGCCCTCAGCTACGTTCTCTGGCAACGGCTTCCTCAGCGGTGGCTTAGCTGTCGAGTCTCATGGTACCGGGTATGATGCATCCGGTGACGCCGGCCCCATTCTTGCCGCCGCGACCCTACCTGGTGCCGGAATAAACGGACCAGTGGGAGCACCTTTGACTGCACCTTCTGGCGCCGGCTTAGGTACACAATTGGGATCTTTTGGCACATCATTCAGCGGACCTGGAGGACCTTTGGGTGGACCTCTGAACTTGGGCGGTGGCGCTCCACCTCCGGGACCCAAGGCTCCAGTAATCAATGAGATTCACGGTCTTGCCAACAGCAACGGAGCACCCACCCAATACCGAGTACGCGATGAAACTTACCAGGTCGTGCGTGACGTCACACATAGAGTACCCCAGCCCGTACCTGTGCCGGTTCCTCAGCAAGTTCAGATTCCAGTTCCTCAACCTTACCCAGTCCAAGTACCTGTCGTCCGAAATGTACCGGTTCCAGTTGTCAAGATTCAACACGTCAACGTTGACAAGCCAGTGCCTTATCCAGTCGAAAAGATCGTCAAAGTTCCGGTAGAGAGAGTTGTTAAGGTTCCAGTGGACCATCCCGTGCCGATTGAGAAAATCGTCGAAGTTCCCATCGTCAAGGTAGTGGAAGTGCCGGTGCATGTCGTTAAGACCTACCCCGTTCCTGTGGTGAAGACGGTCCATCATAAAGCGCACATCAGCCACGGTCACGGCCACGGCCATGGATACGGCCACGGTCACGGCTGGTCTCAGTGGTAA